In Candidatus Zixiibacteriota bacterium, a single genomic region encodes these proteins:
- a CDS encoding isochorismate synthase: MSDPRLPHSPARSAESLAAELKQVIAAIRCEFTQRPSVSTGVRAISFELPACDLPAWLQHSAAYPKSYWHDRERTVEFGAVGNLTDWPDDEINTLSEVTKIEAALKTAADPALPAVVVAGRFDEAAHHRGSDWRPFPDVWRQLPRFSVQRAGAKSTGTFVFPSDFAVNDAIAQAEHLLEELIAPASPQQPPATLIQRRDRPDRVEWNDACGYVLEEIKNQNLSKAVLARRTELIFGDAVNPYDFLRWLGESNQQVYRFLLSPRAGSAFVGASPERLFQVQGRKLSSEAVAGTVPRGPAPETDDQLARLLLESRKDNREHRFVVDGIAADLSPFCREITIAPEPEIVKLRRVQHLVSAIHAELLPETTAAGILTALHPTAAVCGTPRSESMLALRQLEPFDRGYYAGPVGILQPDGAEFAVALRSALVCDNRVILFAGAGIVAGSDPDLEWLELEQKLQAALELLVGVKA; encoded by the coding sequence ATGTCGGACCCGCGTCTGCCTCACTCGCCCGCGCGATCTGCCGAATCCCTCGCCGCTGAACTCAAGCAAGTTATTGCCGCCATCCGTTGCGAATTCACGCAGCGACCAAGTGTTTCAACCGGCGTCCGGGCCATCAGTTTTGAATTGCCTGCCTGCGATCTCCCGGCTTGGCTGCAGCATTCTGCGGCATACCCGAAGTCATACTGGCACGACCGCGAGCGGACGGTTGAATTTGGCGCCGTCGGCAACTTGACCGACTGGCCCGATGATGAGATCAACACCTTGAGCGAGGTGACAAAAATCGAAGCCGCACTCAAAACGGCAGCCGATCCGGCGCTTCCGGCGGTTGTCGTGGCCGGCCGATTTGATGAAGCCGCGCATCACCGCGGCAGTGACTGGCGCCCGTTCCCGGATGTGTGGCGCCAACTGCCAAGATTCTCGGTACAACGGGCCGGAGCCAAATCCACGGGGACTTTCGTTTTTCCAAGCGACTTTGCGGTGAACGACGCTATCGCACAAGCCGAGCATTTGCTGGAAGAACTGATCGCGCCGGCTTCGCCGCAGCAACCGCCGGCTACCCTGATCCAACGCCGCGATCGCCCCGATCGGGTGGAATGGAACGATGCTTGCGGCTATGTCCTCGAGGAGATCAAGAATCAGAATCTCTCTAAAGCAGTGCTGGCTCGACGCACGGAGCTGATTTTTGGCGATGCCGTCAATCCGTATGATTTCCTGCGCTGGCTGGGTGAAAGTAATCAGCAGGTTTACCGCTTCCTGTTGTCGCCGCGAGCGGGATCGGCATTTGTTGGGGCATCGCCGGAACGGCTGTTCCAGGTGCAGGGACGAAAACTCTCTTCCGAAGCCGTTGCCGGGACCGTGCCCCGTGGACCGGCGCCGGAGACCGATGACCAGTTGGCGCGGCTGCTGCTGGAGAGCCGCAAAGACAACCGCGAACACCGCTTCGTTGTGGACGGAATCGCCGCCGACCTGAGTCCCTTCTGCCGCGAGATCACGATCGCGCCGGAGCCGGAGATCGTCAAGCTGCGGCGCGTGCAACATCTGGTGTCGGCGATTCACGCCGAACTGCTGCCGGAAACGACGGCGGCCGGAATCTTGACCGCGCTGCATCCGACCGCGGCGGTCTGCGGCACGCCGCGCTCCGAATCGATGCTGGCATTGCGGCAGTTGGAGCCGTTTGATCGCGGTTACTATGCGGGGCCGGTGGGAATTCTGCAGCCGGACGGCGCCGAGTTCGCCGTCGCCCTGCGGTCAGCTTTGGTCTGCGACAATCGTGTGATCCTCTTTGCCGGCGCCGGTATCGTCGCTGGATCGGATCCCGATCTGGAGTGGCTGGAGTTGGAGCAGAAGCTGCAAGCCGCACTGGAGTTGCTCGTTGGAGTGAAGGCATGA
- the menD gene encoding 2-succinyl-5-enolpyruvyl-6-hydroxy-3-cyclohexene-1-carboxylic-acid synthase, whose product MKAANVNHLWGKLIVEELVRSGIDYFVICPGSRSTPLAIAVAENAECRKTIHFDERGAAFLALGYGKATGRPAAVICTSGTAAANFYPAVIEASQSRVPLIVLTADRPPELRDSGALQTIDQVKLFGSYARWFADLPTPSTEISPAYLLSTIAYAVAAASGNPAGPVHLNCMFRDPLAPFGELKSYSEYLQPLASWLKSERPFTEYAIGSPQAAAGDIARLAESLAAARRGVLVAGALTSSTDATAIVALAEHLDWPLLADISSGVRFAGSAARQIISQHDLYLRSEAITRRLEPDLVLHLGAPPLSKSLQRYLTSSGAELVIVDAAPLQLDPMHSAGKRLIAAPALVAQALAEQLEMKPSPLLAAFQKLDEIAREQLSEAALGKTADVHELSIAESVLRSASENRAVFVASSMPLRLAEMAAVAGGAAASVGANRGANGIDGTIATAIGFATGAGTPVTLLIGDLAALHDLNSLALLRNADQPVTIVCLNNDGGGIFSHLPVAKIEAHFEEVFGTPHGRSLRAACDMFDIKYHAPKTLKDFTTVYRASLKSRKSALIEVKTERAVEAAWLQKLWIRVEEIALRRLDQLVNS is encoded by the coding sequence ATGAAGGCGGCCAACGTCAATCATCTCTGGGGAAAACTGATTGTCGAGGAGTTGGTCCGTTCGGGCATCGATTACTTCGTGATTTGCCCCGGCTCGCGCTCGACGCCGCTGGCGATCGCCGTTGCGGAGAATGCTGAATGCCGCAAGACGATACATTTCGATGAACGCGGCGCCGCCTTTCTGGCCCTGGGTTACGGTAAAGCGACCGGGCGACCGGCGGCGGTGATCTGTACGTCGGGAACGGCCGCGGCCAATTTCTATCCGGCGGTCATCGAGGCAAGTCAATCACGGGTGCCGTTGATCGTCCTCACCGCCGACCGCCCCCCGGAATTGCGCGACTCCGGCGCATTGCAGACGATTGACCAGGTTAAGCTTTTTGGTTCGTATGCCCGATGGTTTGCCGACCTGCCAACCCCATCCACCGAGATCTCCCCCGCGTACCTGCTGTCGACCATCGCTTACGCTGTCGCCGCTGCTTCCGGCAATCCGGCCGGGCCCGTGCATCTCAATTGCATGTTCCGCGATCCGCTCGCGCCGTTCGGCGAACTCAAGTCCTATTCGGAATATTTGCAGCCGCTGGCGAGCTGGCTCAAGAGCGAGCGGCCATTCACGGAGTATGCGATCGGCTCGCCACAGGCGGCAGCGGGCGACATCGCCCGGCTCGCCGAATCACTGGCGGCCGCCCGGCGCGGAGTGCTGGTTGCCGGAGCGCTCACAAGCTCGACCGATGCCACAGCGATCGTCGCATTGGCCGAACACCTTGATTGGCCGCTGTTGGCGGATATCAGTTCCGGCGTGCGCTTTGCCGGATCGGCCGCACGACAAATCATCTCGCAGCATGACTTGTACCTGCGCAGCGAAGCCATCACGCGGCGACTGGAACCGGATCTGGTTCTGCATCTCGGCGCGCCGCCGCTGTCCAAGTCGCTGCAGCGCTACCTGACTTCGAGCGGAGCGGAGTTGGTCATTGTTGATGCCGCGCCGCTGCAACTCGACCCGATGCACAGCGCCGGCAAGCGCCTGATCGCAGCGCCGGCACTTGTAGCCCAGGCCTTGGCGGAACAACTCGAAATGAAACCATCACCGCTTCTGGCCGCGTTCCAAAAGCTGGATGAGATCGCGCGTGAGCAATTAAGCGAAGCTGCGCTCGGCAAGACGGCGGATGTCCATGAATTGAGCATCGCCGAGTCGGTCTTGCGCTCAGCCTCGGAAAACCGGGCTGTGTTCGTGGCGTCGAGCATGCCGCTGCGACTGGCCGAAATGGCGGCCGTGGCCGGCGGCGCAGCCGCAAGCGTAGGCGCCAATCGCGGCGCGAACGGCATCGATGGCACCATTGCCACGGCGATCGGCTTCGCGACCGGCGCCGGCACGCCGGTGACTTTGCTGATCGGCGATCTGGCGGCGCTGCACGACCTGAATTCGCTGGCGCTGCTGCGAAACGCCGACCAACCGGTGACCATCGTTTGCCTCAACAACGACGGCGGCGGAATCTTCTCGCACCTGCCCGTGGCCAAGATCGAGGCGCACTTCGAGGAAGTCTTCGGCACGCCGCACGGCCGCTCGCTGCGCGCCGCCTGCGATATGTTCGACATCAAGTATCACGCGCCCAAGACGCTCAAAGACTTCACGACGGTCTATCGTGCCAGCCTGAAATCCAGGAAAAGCGCTCTCATCGAGGTCAAGACCGAGCGGGCGGTTGAAGCCGCCTGGCTGCAGAAGCTTTGGATTCGCGTCGAAGAGATCGCTTTACGGCGGCTTGATCAATTGGTAAATTCGTAA
- the menH gene encoding 2-succinyl-6-hydroxy-2,4-cyclohexadiene-1-carboxylate synthase, translated as MDWHHLTRGSRKHPALLFLHGFMGLADDWRELFARLEHDYYCIAPDLPGHGRNGFPLRKNGISMESVAGDLLKFLDHHKLDQVTLVGYSMGARLALYVAIQHPERLRGLVLESGGPGIEDEYERRVRVALDDDRAYTLRCLGIEAFLDEWYRAPLFESLQRHPEKLEHLKKLHSVHNAEGLAEALQGLSTGRQPSLWDKLDRLHLPTLLLTGALDHKFCRINRIMSESLPRCERRMIGDAGHNTHLEQPDAYLTTLVRFLQEHVYRHEPDREKHIR; from the coding sequence ATGGACTGGCACCATCTCACTCGCGGTAGTCGCAAGCACCCGGCGCTCCTGTTTCTGCACGGATTCATGGGATTGGCGGACGACTGGCGCGAGCTCTTCGCACGTCTGGAACACGATTACTACTGCATCGCTCCCGACCTTCCCGGTCACGGCCGCAACGGCTTTCCGCTGCGCAAAAACGGCATCAGCATGGAGTCGGTGGCGGGCGATCTCCTCAAGTTCCTCGATCACCACAAACTCGACCAGGTCACGCTGGTCGGCTACTCGATGGGCGCGCGGCTGGCGCTCTACGTTGCCATCCAACATCCCGAGCGTCTGCGCGGGCTGGTGCTCGAAAGCGGCGGGCCGGGCATCGAGGACGAATACGAGCGGCGCGTGCGCGTCGCCCTTGACGACGATCGCGCTTACACTCTGCGCTGTCTGGGGATTGAGGCTTTTCTTGACGAGTGGTACCGGGCGCCGTTGTTTGAATCGCTGCAGCGGCATCCGGAGAAGCTGGAGCATCTGAAAAAACTGCATTCGGTGCACAATGCCGAAGGCTTGGCGGAAGCGCTGCAAGGATTGAGCACCGGCCGGCAGCCGTCGCTGTGGGACAAACTCGATCGCCTGCATCTGCCGACACTCCTGCTGACCGGCGCGCTCGACCACAAGTTCTGCCGCATCAATCGTATCATGTCGGAATCGCTGCCGCGCTGCGAGCGGAGGATGATCGGCGACGCCGGGCACAATACGCATCTGGAGCAGCCGGACGCCTATCTGACGACGCTCGTGCGCTTCCTGCAAGAGCACGTCTACCGGCACGAGCCGGACCGGGAGAAACACATACGATGA
- the menB gene encoding 1,4-dihydroxy-2-naphthoyl-CoA synthase: MSQINWIKAAEFTDIEYHKAEGIARITINRPQVRNAFRPLTVKEMETAFADAREDAEIGVVILTGKGKEAFCSGGDQKIRGDSGYKDDSGVHRLNVLDLQRQIRTLPKPVIAMVAGYAIGGGHVLHLMCDLTIAADNARFGQTGPKVGSFDGGYGASYMARIVGQKKAREIWFLCRQYDAKQALEMGLVNCVVPYERLEAETIQWCREILANSPLALRCLKAALNADCDGQAGLQELAGNATMLFYMTPEAQEGRDAFVEKRKPNFSKFKRNP; this comes from the coding sequence ATGAGCCAAATCAACTGGATCAAAGCCGCTGAATTCACCGATATCGAATACCACAAAGCCGAAGGGATCGCCCGGATCACGATCAACCGCCCGCAAGTCCGCAATGCGTTTCGCCCGCTGACCGTCAAGGAGATGGAGACGGCGTTCGCCGACGCCCGCGAGGATGCGGAAATCGGCGTCGTCATCCTGACCGGCAAAGGCAAGGAAGCGTTCTGCTCCGGCGGCGATCAGAAAATCCGCGGCGATTCGGGCTACAAGGATGATTCGGGCGTGCACCGCCTCAACGTCCTCGACTTGCAGCGCCAAATCCGCACCCTGCCGAAACCGGTGATTGCCATGGTCGCCGGCTATGCAATTGGCGGCGGGCATGTCCTGCATCTGATGTGCGATTTGACCATTGCCGCCGACAACGCCCGCTTCGGCCAGACCGGTCCCAAGGTCGGATCATTTGACGGCGGGTACGGCGCCAGCTATATGGCACGAATCGTCGGGCAGAAAAAGGCCCGCGAAATCTGGTTCCTGTGCCGGCAGTATGATGCCAAACAGGCGCTGGAGATGGGGCTGGTCAACTGCGTTGTTCCCTACGAGCGCCTCGAGGCCGAGACCATTCAATGGTGCCGCGAAATTCTCGCTAACAGCCCGCTGGCGTTGCGTTGTCTCAAGGCGGCGCTTAATGCCGACTGCGACGGCCAGGCGGGGCTGCAGGAACTTGCCGGTAATGCCACCATGCTGTTCTACATGACGCCGGAGGCGCAGGAAGGACGCGACGCCTTCGTCGAGAAGCGCAAGCCCAACTTCTCCAAGTTCAAGCGCAATCCATAG
- a CDS encoding 1,4-dihydroxy-2-naphthoate polyprenyltransferase: MTAAPATLSPLQIWILAARPKTLPAAITPVVIGAALAFSDQAFHLPAILAALIGAVLIQIGTNFANDLFDFEKSVDTHERLGPLRVTHAGLVTPRRMRVATAVTFSLALLVGAYLVTRGGWPIVGIGLASILFGILYTGGPYPLGYNGLADIFVLIFFGPVAVGGTYYVSALTVTQDALLAGIAPGLLSVAILVVNNTRDLPTDKAGGKRTLAVRFGRTFSVLQYAVVVVLALLYPVIFFALTGRHPFAAVATLALIPAIFLIRSLATQEGRALNDTLAGTGRLLALYGLLFSIGWIIRV; this comes from the coding sequence ATGACCGCGGCGCCCGCCACACTTTCTCCGCTGCAAATCTGGATTCTGGCCGCCCGTCCCAAGACGCTGCCGGCTGCGATTACGCCGGTTGTGATCGGCGCGGCGCTTGCCTTTAGCGATCAGGCGTTTCACCTGCCCGCGATCCTGGCGGCGCTCATCGGCGCGGTTCTGATTCAGATCGGCACCAACTTCGCCAATGACCTGTTTGACTTCGAAAAGTCGGTCGATACCCATGAGCGCCTCGGTCCGCTGCGCGTCACCCACGCCGGACTCGTGACGCCGCGGCGGATGCGCGTCGCAACCGCTGTGACCTTCAGCCTGGCACTGCTGGTCGGCGCCTACCTCGTGACACGCGGCGGCTGGCCGATTGTCGGAATCGGCCTGGCTTCGATCCTCTTCGGCATCCTCTACACCGGCGGCCCGTATCCGCTCGGCTACAATGGACTCGCGGACATCTTTGTGCTGATCTTCTTTGGCCCCGTGGCGGTCGGCGGAACCTATTACGTCTCGGCGCTGACAGTCACACAGGACGCACTGCTGGCGGGAATCGCCCCCGGTTTGCTGTCGGTGGCAATTCTGGTGGTCAACAACACGCGCGACCTGCCCACCGACAAAGCTGGCGGCAAAAGAACGCTGGCGGTGCGGTTCGGGCGCACATTTTCAGTTTTGCAGTATGCTGTCGTCGTCGTCTTGGCGCTGCTGTATCCGGTGATCTTTTTTGCCCTGACCGGCCGTCACCCGTTTGCGGCAGTCGCCACGCTGGCCCTGATTCCGGCGATCTTCCTGATCCGCTCCCTGGCCACGCAGGAGGGACGCGCCCTGAACGACACCCTCGCCGGTACCGGCAGACTGCTGGCATTGTACGGGCTCCTCTTTTCGATCGGATGGATCATACGCGTGTAA
- the menC gene encoding o-succinylbenzoate synthase produces MDHTRVSSAKLYEYRIPFTRPFVTSGQTFRERQGLIAVLQSSEGETGLGEIAPLPGFNRENLNDTRAVTESLLPRLPDQPIPTSPAEISDWWQAIHSSPLPPSVEFGIECAMIDLASQRAHLPAARWLNARSGEAAVVNAVISGSDAEIAAAAKTKLAQGYRTFKLKIGSNTMAEDIRRIELLRTTIGPAATIRLDANGAFTFDDALALLPRVAQLRIEYVEEPLRDLNWNKLLMLKAACPVPIALDESLSQFLDLPASSSPRGFDVAIIKAPVIGGPTRCLDLVRRLRQNGVDCVMTSALDTAVGVSAALHLAAAAQLGNTACGLDTLDLLAHPLADHALVIDQGTIRLPASPGLAVVLTADSMSRLTRISDAH; encoded by the coding sequence ATGGATCATACGCGTGTAAGCAGCGCAAAATTATACGAGTACCGCATCCCATTCACGCGGCCCTTCGTCACATCCGGACAAACGTTCCGCGAACGGCAGGGGCTGATCGCCGTCTTACAGTCGAGTGAAGGAGAAACGGGACTGGGTGAAATTGCCCCACTGCCGGGATTCAACCGCGAAAACCTGAACGATACTCGCGCCGTGACGGAGTCGTTGCTCCCGCGGTTGCCCGACCAGCCGATTCCGACTTCTCCCGCCGAAATCTCCGACTGGTGGCAGGCGATCCACTCGTCGCCGTTGCCGCCCTCGGTCGAATTCGGTATCGAGTGCGCCATGATCGATCTCGCGTCCCAACGCGCCCATCTCCCTGCCGCTCGCTGGCTCAATGCGCGCTCAGGCGAGGCAGCCGTGGTTAATGCCGTGATCTCCGGAAGCGACGCCGAAATCGCCGCGGCGGCGAAGACAAAACTCGCGCAGGGCTACCGCACTTTCAAGCTCAAGATTGGCAGCAACACGATGGCCGAGGATATCCGCCGTATCGAGCTACTGCGTACGACGATCGGCCCGGCCGCCACAATTCGCCTCGATGCCAACGGCGCCTTCACCTTCGATGACGCGCTCGCCCTCTTGCCGCGCGTCGCCCAACTGCGCATCGAATATGTTGAAGAACCATTGCGGGATCTTAACTGGAACAAGCTGCTGATGCTCAAGGCGGCCTGCCCGGTTCCGATCGCGCTCGACGAATCGCTGTCGCAATTCCTGGACTTACCGGCATCGAGCAGCCCGCGCGGTTTTGATGTCGCGATCATCAAAGCGCCCGTGATCGGCGGCCCGACCCGCTGCCTCGATCTTGTCCGGCGGCTGCGCCAGAACGGTGTCGACTGCGTGATGACCTCCGCCCTCGATACTGCCGTCGGCGTCTCCGCGGCGTTGCATCTGGCCGCGGCGGCGCAATTGGGTAACACCGCCTGCGGCCTCGATACGCTGGACCTGCTGGCACATCCGCTGGCGGATCATGCACTCGTGATTGACCAGGGCACTATACGTCTGCCTGCGTCCCCCGGATTGGCCGTCGTGCTGACGGCTGATAGCATGTCTCGCCTGACCAGGATTAGCGATGCACATTGA
- the menE gene encoding o-succinylbenzoate--CoA ligase — protein MHIDCPLRQAAMTSPDSAALRFGSDLVSYGALDIAVNQLAANLLRSGIAADTRVGILADNSPDYVQLLMALLRIGAVAVPLNPRLTPNDWHNRLQEAAVNLVVCGEDLQEQLGTARPSLSIDALAVAGQASRPTPLSPILLNSDQLATIIFTSGSGGAAKGVMLTLGNHISNAVGSNDNIPLSSGDTWLLSLPLCHVGGLGILFRCLLARAAMYLVNRFEPAQVIDLVDRGEITHLSLVPTMLLDLLRVRGHRSLPASLKAILLSGAPTPPALLEQILRLKLPIVTSYGLSEGASQVTATRIGDTPAHLATNGRPLRYREVRIADDDRRDCATGTIGEILVRGVVMFRGYLNEPPREPAAWFATGDLGSLSEDGYLTVTGRKDRMFISGGENIYPEEIERCAQLLSSVREAVCIAVPHERWGMRPALVVETAAGSPLDLDALRQHLAHQLPRFKQPDKIIFVEKLPRTGIDKVDRARVAQILAKS, from the coding sequence ATGCACATTGACTGCCCGTTGCGGCAAGCCGCGATGACCTCACCAGATTCCGCGGCACTGCGATTCGGATCCGATCTCGTCAGCTACGGCGCGCTCGACATCGCGGTCAATCAGCTCGCCGCAAATCTGCTCCGGAGCGGAATTGCTGCCGACACCCGAGTCGGAATTCTGGCCGATAACTCGCCCGATTATGTTCAGCTGCTGATGGCACTGCTGCGCATCGGTGCGGTCGCCGTCCCGTTGAATCCGCGCTTGACTCCGAATGATTGGCACAATCGTCTCCAGGAAGCCGCTGTGAATCTCGTCGTTTGCGGCGAAGACCTGCAGGAACAGCTGGGAACGGCGCGTCCGTCGCTGTCAATAGACGCTCTGGCCGTGGCGGGCCAAGCAAGCCGACCGACACCGCTATCCCCCATTTTGCTTAACTCCGATCAACTCGCGACGATCATCTTTACCTCCGGCTCCGGCGGCGCTGCCAAAGGCGTCATGCTGACTCTCGGCAATCACATCTCCAATGCCGTCGGCTCCAACGACAACATCCCGCTCAGCAGCGGCGATACCTGGTTGCTGTCGCTGCCGCTCTGCCACGTCGGCGGGCTCGGCATTCTCTTTCGTTGTCTGCTGGCACGTGCGGCCATGTACTTGGTGAATCGCTTCGAGCCGGCACAGGTCATCGACCTTGTGGATCGCGGCGAAATCACTCACCTCTCACTGGTCCCGACCATGCTTCTCGACTTGCTGCGCGTTCGCGGTCACCGCTCACTTCCCGCCTCGCTCAAGGCGATCCTCCTCAGCGGCGCGCCAACGCCGCCGGCATTGCTCGAGCAGATTTTGCGGTTGAAGCTACCGATCGTCACAAGCTATGGCCTCTCTGAGGGGGCATCGCAGGTGACCGCCACGAGAATCGGCGACACCCCGGCACATCTGGCCACCAACGGCCGCCCGCTGCGCTATCGCGAAGTCCGCATCGCCGATGACGACAGAAGAGATTGTGCAACCGGCACCATCGGCGAAATCCTTGTGCGCGGCGTGGTCATGTTTCGCGGATATCTCAATGAACCGCCGCGCGAGCCGGCCGCGTGGTTTGCCACCGGCGATCTGGGCTCTCTCAGCGAGGATGGCTACCTCACCGTCACCGGCCGCAAGGACCGCATGTTCATCTCCGGCGGTGAGAATATTTACCCCGAGGAAATCGAGCGCTGCGCACAGTTGCTGTCGTCAGTGCGCGAGGCCGTCTGCATCGCCGTCCCGCACGAACGCTGGGGCATGCGCCCGGCGCTGGTCGTGGAGACCGCGGCCGGAAGCCCGCTCGATCTCGACGCACTCCGGCAACACCTCGCCCACCAATTGCCCCGCTTCAAACAGCCTGATAAGATCATCTTCGTAGAGAAGCTGCCGCGCACCGGCATCGACAAAGTTGATCGCGCGCGGGTAGCGCAGATCCTGGCAAAGTCGTAA
- a CDS encoding acyl-CoA thioesterase: MAQQVRKFQVRLHDTDAAGILFFARELYFAHDVYEDFLRAIGFPMERLLGASEFFVPIVHAEAQFQRSVRAGDEVTIALQVAAIGTTSYTLSYELTNTKGEIVGTAKTVHVSVSRATGGKIPLPEPFRAAITAFRDRA, encoded by the coding sequence TTGGCCCAGCAAGTACGAAAATTCCAGGTGCGCCTGCACGATACCGACGCCGCAGGTATCTTGTTCTTTGCGCGGGAGTTGTATTTCGCACACGATGTCTACGAAGATTTCCTGCGCGCGATCGGATTCCCGATGGAGCGGCTGCTGGGCGCGAGCGAATTCTTCGTGCCGATCGTCCACGCCGAGGCGCAGTTCCAACGCAGCGTCCGCGCCGGCGATGAAGTGACCATCGCCCTGCAGGTCGCGGCCATCGGCACGACCTCCTACACGCTCAGCTACGAATTAACGAACACGAAGGGCGAAATCGTCGGCACGGCCAAGACCGTGCACGTCAGTGTCAGCCGCGCCACCGGCGGCAAGATACCGCTTCCGGAGCCGTTTCGCGCAGCGATTACCGCCTTCCGCGACCGCGCTTAG